The Tetrapisispora phaffii CBS 4417 chromosome 5, complete genome genome segment TGAATGGACGTAACTTAACACATTCACCAACAAGTTCCAGATTAGCACATTTAGGTAAGGAATTTTATAAACCTTATTTTGATATGAGATCAATCTTCCCTGATCGTTGTATAAATTTTCCTTTTAAAATCTCTATGAAACAAATGAATTTTAGTTACGACTTAGTAAACGTTTACAAAACATTGGACAAACTACCTCATCTTTCAGATGGTTTAATTTTTACACCAGTGAATACACCTTATGTTGTTGGTGCAAAAGATtcttatttattgaaatggAAGCCTGAGGAAGAAAATTCGGTTGactttaaattaattttacagATTCCAATGGTGGAAGATACGTCTTTGCCTAGAAAAGATCCAAACAGATGGTATTATAATTACGACACTAAACCTACTTTTGAATTGTATGTTTGGCAAGGTGGTTCAGACgtaaatagaaaattaGAAGTTTTCGACCAGCCATTCAATAAGAAGGAAATGAACTTACTTGAGAATACCTATAGAAAATTTACTGACTTAGAAATTTCTGATGAAAAGTGGGAGGAGTTAAAAGCTTTAAATGAACCACTTAATGGTAGAATCGTTGAATGCACAAAAGATCCAGAAACTGATGAATGGCTTATGTTGAGATTTAGagatgataaattaaatggAAATCATTCCTCAGTTGTACAAAACGTTCTAGAAAGTATAAATGATTCGGTTAAAATAGAAGATTTAACAGAGATAGTCccaataataaaaaataattggGATCTTAGGAAAAATAGGCATTCTAATGAAAGCTCAACTTCGCATGCTCATATTAATAACAGAACACAACATCAGCAACAACAGAACTCATCTTCGTCGATGCCAGAACCAAAATATGTAGATGATGACGATTGGTCTGAATagaattttaatatcaattgaatatatgatggtcaaattttatgaataataaatgtaataatatttacaGGTATATCtatgtatataatataatatgaCTCACAAGACAAAGTTACTTTTCTATAGAGGAGTATTCCATAACTTTTTGATCAGTATTCTCaatcaaaaataagaaagaacaatactttttaataattctctTGGATTACCGTTACCActtataatgaatttttcatttattaattgttctAAAGGTTTCGTGCCAACAGCATATCTTGGCATAATATTTGCCTTCAAATAGAactcaattaatttttgtacCTCATCTTTCCCCAATTTTGGTACTTCAAACTCTTTAACTTTACCTTGTTTTAGAATATTAGCATATACAGGATCGTAATGATATCTCTTAAGATATATATCCTCCGGAATCTTATTCAGGGCAACAGGTAGTGTTTTATTAGTTCTATCTTCACCCGAGGTTGCCAAAACAACAGCACTCTCTGGattcttatatttaatttcacCAGAAATTGAATCCATTACGAATTTAGCTATTTGGAATTCCAATGTCTCAATACGCTCATTTGATTCGTTTTTATAGTCACATAATGAAGTTGTTAACAATctagaaaaattatctaCAGAAACTAATACAGGAGTTGTTTTTTGATTAGATAATTCAGTTATAATCGCTTTAAATTGTTCACCTCTTTGGGCAGGAGTAGTCTTGGTTGTTAATAGATCATAAAAACTGTTAGTATCCTTTGTTAAAGTGACAAACTTCCTTACCAGGTTATCTTTTGGATCAGCATTGGTAAATTTGTAATCTGATGCTAACTTGATTGATTTCATTGTGGTTTCATCATTAGATTTTAGTATTTTCcttaaaaatttctttaaatacaTTGGTTGAATGtaaagtttcaaatttttatcataaaaaaaatcatttctACCATTTACTAATAGATCTGGGTGTGAAATGTTAATGACAATATGTTTAGAATCTGATGCATATGCATGTATTTGAGCCAATAACACAGATTTACCAATTCCTGGTTCACCTGTGATAATAAACTTTTTGTTACTGGAAGTATTCATTAAATCAATAAACTTTTGTGTAGATTTTTCACGAACCAACGATATTGGGcgaaaaaataattcattaaattgaTTCTTCTTAAACGATCCCATATGGtataatgatttatattGAGAATCGTGATATTTTGatacattatttaaagCAGCTTCCAAGTTTTTGGTTGCTTCAAAAACTGGCATATCTACTGGTTTAGCAAACTTGTTGAATCCAGACGTACTTACAGTATCAATCCACTTCTTAACATATGAACCTGAAGTGTTCTTTTTGGATGTTTTACCACCAGATTGTTTTTTAGCAAATCCTTGGGCTCTACCTTTCACAGGAGAAGTAGCCTCTAATATACTAGCTCTTGAGAATTGCCTTAATTGTACTCTCAGCATGTTTCGTATTTGCTGTCTTTTTTAGTTTCTTTACCAAAAGTGGCCCACTTGGAGTAATTAAAAAAGTGATATATAACCTTAATTGTGGTAATATACAATTTATATGCAATTGATTCACTattctaatattattattatgaaATGGTGTTTTTAACTTTCAACTActttgtattattatcacatagattctttaaatcatttaGGTCTCGTAACTTTTCGGAATCATGAAATTGCAGCTTGAAGTATTTCGTATTTAGTGATTGCAAATATAAGAATAAGATATGTGTCGTATTTTAAATTAGTCaatacttatatatttaagtaTATTGTGTTCTAATAAGGCAGAATATAGATATCTTTACCTAATTTAATGTAATCGTAGTATTTCTTAGTTAAGTAGAGTGTAAGTAATCtgtaaaaaaaaaaagctGAGGAATAATACATATCATTGTCTATTAAAATACGAAAAAGGGAAAAAACTGAAATAAAAGCACAAACATCAAACAGTTAGTCGTTTGATgagaatatttaaacataaaaatacatttattaattggTCATGATTCCATTTGACTTAATTAGTTTCTTGTTCTAAGGAAAACTTTTTCTTTGGTTGGCAGAAAGGGTATTGATGtggtaaataataatggctaatgttataataatatgatGCAAAGCAATTGCATCTATTGGATGCTACAACCAAAGTAACTCTTCTTGGCAGGAGATTCCTTTGTTTCTACTTTAGCttcatctttcttttcttgcTTTTGGAATTTCTTATTGTTactttgattattttttttatctttcttATTTGCTTTAGCTTCTCTCTTTTGGAAGTTCGTATTTTGTTTAGCAATcttatcaatttcttcgTTTGATAAGACAGGAATACCTCTAGCAGttaagaaatcaaaaatactCTTTTGGACGTTAGCACCTGATTTTTCTTCAGTTTCAACACCATTTGCGCCTGTAGCCATGTTGAAACTATCGATATAAGTGTAAAAAGCATTAAAGACATTTTCAtcaacttcttctttataaaTTTTGTCATAAATGTGTTTTAACTTAAATTCGTCAAtctcatttttaaatttgctAAAATCAATTGGATTGTAGCCAAATGTTTCtaatcttttattataacCTTCAAAGACAGGtgattctaataataaaccCAAGGCTGGTGCTTTTGGAatgttaattttttgtGGACCAAAAGAAGCATCAATACGTTCTAATGGGCATCCACATCTGGTAATTAAAGTAGCCATTGAAATCATCTTACGAATTTGATGTAACATGAATGATTGACCATGGATTTTAATAGAAACCCATTCAGTTTTAGCTTCGCCAATAACAAAGGGTTCGGAAACTGTGATTTCCTTCATATATCTGATAGAACTTGGTTCACTGAAATCCTTACCTAATGTAAAATTATGGAAATTGTGTGCTCCCAAATATTTTTGCATTGCTCCCctaaattttattaatttcgCTGGACTGATTCTGTATTTTCTACGGTGTAGattttcaatcaatttaaattgtttaaCTTTTTGATACAAACCATCCGAGTCATCAAATTCATCTCTTGGAGGTGGAACATAACTTTTAATTGCTTCAATCTCTTCTTTAGTGAAATGTTTACTTTGTTCTTCTTCGACAGATTTCCAAAAATCAGCAGATTCTGAATCTTCGTCTAAAACATTCGGCAATTCTTTTTTACTCTCTTCgatatcattatataaaattgaacCTGGTCTTGGACCAAGCAAAGTATAAGTTGGTAATAGATATTCGTACCAACGAGAACCACACATTTTTCTACAATCAAAAGCTTTGTTAACTCTTTCAATATTCCAAACTCTAATGCTTTCAGGTAAAGcttcattaattttatctttaatatcaGGATCCTCaataatcatttttagGGAAATCAAATTACCACCAGCATGGACACCCTTATCAGTTCTTGCAGCTCTCATGAAcccatttttctttaagtCGTTAGAATTAGCTAAAGAAATACCACCGGCCCTAACAAAAGCACGGAATAATTCAGATTCAATTGTGTCATTTGGTGGATTATATTGCATACCATGATAGCCTGCACCACAATACCCAACCATAACGGCAACCTTACGTTTTGGTTTTCTTACTTCTTGTGGGATTGGATTACCATTATCATCTAATTTGATTTCATCGCCCTTAATAGTCGATGGAGTATCATTGACGTTATTCTTACTGtatagaaaaaaaaaaagtaattcatttaatattaaagttagtaaaataaaatttgaataaaagattggttttttaataatcatATTAGATTTTGACAAAAACATACATACGCTTTCTTAATAGATTTAGATTTTGATTCATCAAACTCAGCTTTTCTTGCCTTATTCCATTTACGATGAGGGCCCTCCTTACCACTCTGCCTATCCATTCCATCGTCGGCATTAAGGTTTTGATTTATCGAACTCATTAAAACAGTTATGAAATTACAATAGTTAAAACACAATAACTTTTCCTTGTCTTACTTCAACACCTTTGGGTAACAATGAAAACTTGCTTAAATAACAATTTACCGTAAACGTTAGATCAAACAAaacttatttttatatattacctatatatataatgagAATAGTCAAGAAGGTTGGATGGTAAGTTTGAACTGGCTACTTGATCTTGAAGTTCCAATAGCTTGTTATTGCAATCGAAAATTTTTGTGTTCAGTATCGTTACTTTTAGTTTTACAAAGAAGTTAATTTATGAGATGAGTTTAAAGATGTTCTAAAACGGTTAAGACaataacaaaaagaaacaagTTGAAATTACTTCGTGCGGCATTCCTTTGcgtttaaaatttttatttgcgATgagattgaaaaattaattatagaATGATATTTAGTGTTATTGTAGAATTAAAAGATGCAAGTAGAGTTTGATATAATGTTATATGGTGTGTATCTCTAGTCAAAAACTTGAAGTGAAACTGTTGGAAAGTATACTTCATCCAACAATGATGATAAACCTTTAAActtgtggagaaacaatTGGCCCTTAGCTGGGAGATACTACCGGCAATTGATGATTTCAAAAGACACCTATCAACTAAGAtcaactatatatatatttatatatatatagggTATGTAACATCATTAGTCTAAgctaatattttataagaAGTGCACAGACTACTCACttgcatatatattctCCATGAATCTAGATATATGTGCTAAACCCAAATGTTTCGTTGGAAGTGATGTCCGGTTTcgtttctttaaattttttttccgATGAGCTTCTCTCTAAcatcttgaaatttttcactcTAATAGTTAATAGTTAATAGTTAATAGTAATAGTAATAGTAATAGTAACAGTGGTTATTGGTATTAAtgattaattttaattctttcGATGTACGATCACTAAAATCTTATCACATCATTAGTAGATAAGGTTGTTAAGattatatttgtataaattattcttttttttgctGATGGGGTTCGTTTTGTGAAGACTAGTAAAAAGAATCTTTCATACATTAACACATATCGTTACACTAAATCGTTTTTCACAGATGAGACAATtaacagaagaagaaactaaagttgtatttgaaaaattagcAGGTTACATTGGtagaaatatatcattCCTGGTCGATAATAAGGAACATCCACATGTTTTTAGACTGCAGAAGGACAGGGTCTACTATGTTCCTGAAAACGTCGCTAAGATGGCTACTGCTGTAGCTAGACCAAATTTGATGTCAGTAGGTATCTGTTTAGGAAAATTCACCAAGACTGGTAAGTTTAGATTGCATATCACTTCTCTATCTATATTGGCACAACATGCCAAATATAAGATCTGGGTTAAACCAAATGGTGAAATGCCTTTCTTGTATGGTAACCATGTTTTAAAAGCACATGTTGGTAAGATGTCAGATGATATTCCTGAACATGCAGGTGTAATTATCTTCTCAATGAACGATAATGCATTAGGCTTTGGCGTTAGTGCAAAAAGTACTTCGGAAAGTAGAAATTTGGCTCCTACCGCTATAGTAGCGTTCAGACAAGCTGATATTGGTGAATACTTAAGAGATGAAGATACTTTATTTACTTGAAAAAGAAGACAAATTAGCTAGAACATGCTCTCAATTCCAATCGATAAGCaatgtttttcaataactcattataaaaatttccATAGATATAATCATTACTCAAGTgcatttatataattcaaatataaattaataaaaattgtaaattagaataccattattatatgTAAAAACAATTTGTGAAATTTCtatgattttaattatgtatattatattttgcttaaaatcaaaattcattatacAAATGTGTGAATGTTTGGTTATTAAACCTATTAAATGTTCCAtgattcaatatataaGGAAGCGTCTATACacttattaattatttacgGCCTTTCTTTTTGgttttcttgtttttgttCTTATTATCTGGAGCTTTCTTCTTCGTGATATCAAGGGCTTGTTCAGCTTTCTTGTTCATAACACCACCTTGTGTTTGCTTGGCACCTTGTTTCTTCTTAGCTTTATAGTTTGATCTATCTTTCAGTGGGATCCATCTTTCACTATCTGGTAAAACGGTCAAGTCACGATCTTTTAAGAAAATTGCTAACTTTTTAGCcttctttgattttttattctcTAGAAGTTTCATTCTCAATTTATTTGGTTTTGttattttgtttcttttgaatGACGCTTCTAGTGGTTTGACTCCGTCATTGATTATTTTCTCAACATCTAAATCTTCAACTAAAGCAATACCTTTACGTTTGTCAAAGTCATCGTTAGATAAAATGGATATGattaaatcattatattcCGTTTCTACTTTGGAACGATCTTCgtttaatatttgtttgAATAGTTTAATAGCTTCATTGGATTTGtttaaagataaatattgaaaaccAACATGTTTCCAAAAGGTTAAATTATGTGTGATATCAGTTTCTGTCAATGATTTAAGTTTTTGCAACAACTGAGATTTCGAGCTACTTCTACCAATTGTAGTATATAATTCGAATAATATGTAACAAACCAGATAGTCAGCGTCCTTTAAAGTAGTACTGTTTTCCCATGacttatttaaaaataattctcCTAATCTAATTGCATTgtcataatttttttcaataagTTGTAATTGAATGGTTAGTATAATTTGACCAATAACACTACCGTCAACTCCACTAGATATGCTGGAAATAGTGTTGTGATAAAGCTTTTTAGCTTGTGTTTTATATGATTCGTGAGCGACACCATTGATTAATGATTGATATTTACTTAAAGTACGTgaaatcaatgaatttttaGATTGTATGGTGTTATCATTgaacaaatttaaaaataaacaatttttcTGAATCATTGACCATTGTTGGAATGTGAATTGCTGTAAATTCAAggaatttaatttttcaacatttATTTCTCTTAAAATCATATTAATATTGTCATGATATTTAGATAAATCACTGAAAGACCTGTAGTTCAAGTTGGCAACCAAGTAAAGAGGAGATGATTTATCCAAtctttctaataatttactCAGTAAAGTTTTTGAAGTATTTTTATCACCAGATAATTGGTATACATAAGCTAATTGCACTTCAATGGTATCGATATCATTTTGGaagttttcttcttttgctCCTTCTAAAGCTTTGGTCAAGAATTGAATTGCTTCATCGTATTCACCATTAGCAACCAATAAGAACGAATCGTTAAACAATAAATCATATGAGTGTTCATCAGATGCAGAAATAATCGgcttaatattatttagttCTGGCGCAGCAGTTAGCGGAACTCTTTCGTTGCAAGCTAATTCAATCTCACTATCTATATGCAATTGGTTATTTTGACTTAAAAATTGGTAAATTTCATAAGCCTCGGGATAATAGCCATTTTTGTAGCAAAATTGAGCCCTAACATGTAGTATACCTCTTTTTGTCAAATtcttattaatatttttcaactGATTCAAGTCGGTATCCTTTGGGAACACAGAGTAATACAATTGATCAAATTTCTTAACCATATTCAGTTTGTAGTAAAcgtataatttttcaatgattAATGATTTACCAAACTTTTCATcaatatgtttatatttgcTTAAAACTTCTAAAGTTTTTGGATAAGAATCTTGTTTAATAAGAGCAACCATATATTGTCTTAAAACTTCACCAGGATTAGAACAACCATTCTGCAATAATTTCAAGCATGtttcttcaactttatTATGTTCATCTTTGGAAGACTGAACATCCAATTGAGATAACAACTGAGTTAAGTTATCTTTTGCCATTATCTATTGAACTGGAGGAGACGCCTTGGATTCTTTCTTGCCTTCGCTTTGAAACGGAAAGAATATTCAACGAATTTACAATTAACACTCTTAGAGACACTCTTGGTTCCCTTTTTAATACAATCAGTAAActataatttataaaaatagtTATAGAATTGCAGTGTATGATTTATGAAAAATCATTGaactttaaattttatttcatcGAAATTTGAAAACTAAACCCAATAATATATGTGTCATGTTTCACGACGGGTATGAATATTACTGAAGCCACTGAGACAAGAAGTAACGACAGTGataatgtatttatatttactattAATATGCTAGCTGTTAAATTAACTAAAGGGGTAcatgaatatatatgagtAGTCAGAGTTGTGTTAgtatctttctttttcttaatGCAAATGAAAACCTTTTTGGTAAACCGTTTTACCAAAAAggtttatttttattaatccACGGATGTTTTAATACATCGGTTAATGTAATTCTTTCTGATggatttaattttaatagaCTTGATATCAGATTTTTTGCATCTTGGGATACATGGGCCGGGAAATTCAAGTCacaatttttgattcttttaTAAGTCAATTCTTTTGTATCTTCTTCGAATGGAGGGGTCCCTACGATCAATTCGTAAGCTATAATCCCTAACGCCCATACATCTATTAATCCATCatattcttttgaattgatAAGTTCTGGTGATAAGTAATCTATTGTGCCACATaatgtttttcttttattccCTGCTTCATTGTACACACTCCAACCGAAATCTGTTATCTTTataacattattaaaatctatTAAGATATTTTCAGGCTTTAAGTCTCTATGAATAATCCTCTTTTTATGTAAATAGCGAATTGCATTAGTTAATTGGAAAACAAAATTCGATGCAACGATATCGTTAAAGGGTCcgttttttttcaatattgaatataattcgccattataaatatattccaTGATTAGATAAACCCTTTTTGAATCGTGAAAGAACCCATATAACTTAGTTAAGTTCTCATGATTTAAATTGCTCtgaatttcaatttcatttctaaaTTGTTTGGTCACATTGTAAGTCAAAATCTCCGATTTATccataattttaattgcaCATATGAACCCCGTTTTAATGTGTCTACAGCAGTAAACTTTACCAAATTTTCCTTTACCCAActtttttccaatttcaaaatcacaaaattttaaatcCTTCATAGGATAGGAACCAACAAATGCCACTGGACTGCGTTTAGACCCTGCACCTATCAAGGTTGTATTTTTAGTAGAAGTCATGGGTTTACTCTTTGGTGAAAATGACATTCTCCATAATTTATTCTTGAGctcattttttttattgatacCAGAACCGTTATTGGCACTAGATGAGGTTGCATTGCTCATTATGTTGAGAGCGCTtgtattgttatttttgaGAATCTTGTTATTCCCAGCCACTGCAGTTGCAGCGGTAGAATGGTTAGATAAATTAGGATTAGAAGAATTGAGTCTCATATTTAACAGCATATTCCGTTGCTGCAGAGACTGTCTTTTGTCCTTGATGACCATTGTTCCCAGAAAAAACCTCCACCTGCAAACCAGCTTAGCACACAATGCAACAGTTAGATCCCGGGTTTCATATGCACCACTATATAGTCTCTGTTGTGGAAACCTGTGTATCCATCCAAACgtgttgttgttgttccTTATATAGTAGCAGTAGCAGAATCACACGCTG includes the following:
- the NIP7 gene encoding ribosome biosynthesis protein NIP7 (similar to Saccharomyces cerevisiae NIP7 (YPL211W); ancestral locus Anc_6.225); its protein translation is MRQLTEEETKVVFEKLAGYIGRNISFLVDNKEHPHVFRLQKDRVYYVPENVAKMATAVARPNLMSVGICLGKFTKTGKFRLHITSLSILAQHAKYKIWVKPNGEMPFLYGNHVLKAHVGKMSDDIPEHAGVIIFSMNDNALGFGVSAKSTSESRNLAPTAIVAFRQADIGEYLRDEDTLFT
- the RSM23 gene encoding mitochondrial 37S ribosomal protein mS29 (similar to Saccharomyces cerevisiae RSM23 (YGL129C); ancestral locus Anc_6.227); amino-acid sequence: MLRVQLRQFSRASILEATSPVKGRAQGFAKKQSGGKTSKKNTSGSYVKKWIDTVSTSGFNKFAKPVDMPVFEATKNLEAALNNVSKYHDSQYKSLYHMGSFKKNQFNELFFRPISLVREKSTQKFIDLMNTSSNKKFIITGEPGIGKSVLLAQIHAYASDSKHIVINISHPDLLVNGRNDFFYDKNLKLYIQPMYLKKFLRKILKSNDETTMKSIKLASDYKFTNADPKDNLVRKFVTLTKDTNSFYDLLTTKTTPAQRGEQFKAIITELSNQKTTPVLVSVDNFSRLLTTSLCDYKNESNERIETLEFQIAKFVMDSISGEIKYKNPESAVVLATSGEDRTNKTLPVALNKIPEDIYLKRYHYDPVYANILKQGKVKEFEVPKLGKDEVQKLIEFYLKANIMPRYAVGTKPLEQLINEKFIISGNGNPRELLKSIVLSYF
- the IPL1 gene encoding aurora kinase (similar to Saccharomyces cerevisiae IPL1 (YPL209C); ancestral locus Anc_6.222); amino-acid sequence: MVIKDKRQSLQQRNMLLNMRLNSSNPNLSNHSTAATAVAGNNKILKNNNTSALNIMSNATSSSANNGSGINKKNELKNKLWRMSFSPKSKPMTSTKNTTLIGAGSKRSPVAFVGSYPMKDLKFCDFEIGKKLGKGKFGKVYCCRHIKTGFICAIKIMDKSEILTYNVTKQFRNEIEIQSNLNHENLTKLYGFFHDSKRVYLIMEYIYNGELYSILKKNGPFNDIVASNFVFQLTNAIRYLHKKRIIHRDLKPENILIDFNNVIKITDFGWSVYNEAGNKRKTLCGTIDYLSPELINSKEYDGLIDVWALGIIAYELIVGTPPFEEDTKELTYKRIKNCDLNFPAHVSQDAKNLISSLLKLNPSERITLTDVLKHPWINKNKPFW
- the TPHA0E02790 gene encoding pseudouridine synthase family protein (similar to Saccharomyces cerevisiae PUS2 (YGL063W) and PUS1 (YPL212C); ancestral locus Anc_6.226), translated to MFLSKSNMIIKKPIFYSNFILLTLILNELLFFFLYSKNNVNDTPSTIKGDEIKLDDNGNPIPQEVRKPKRKVAVMVGYCGAGYHGMQYNPPNDTIESELFRAFVRAGGISLANSNDLKKNGFMRAARTDKGVHAGGNLISLKMIIEDPDIKDKINEALPESIRVWNIERVNKAFDCRKMCGSRWYEYLLPTYTLLGPRPGSILYNDIEESKKELPNVLDEDSESADFWKSVEEEQSKHFTKEEIEAIKSYVPPPRDEFDDSDGLYQKVKQFKLIENLHRRKYRISPAKLIKFRGAMQKYLGAHNFHNFTLGKDFSEPSSIRYMKEITVSEPFVIGEAKTEWVSIKIHGQSFMLHQIRKMISMATLITRCGCPLERIDASFGPQKINIPKAPALGLLLESPVFEGYNKRLETFGYNPIDFSKFKNEIDEFKLKHIYDKIYKEEVDENVFNAFYTYIDSFNMATGANGVETEEKSGANVQKSIFDFLTARGIPVLSNEEIDKIAKQNTNFQKREAKANKKDKKNNQSNNKKFQKQEKKDEAKVETKESPAKKSYFGCSIQ
- the CEG1 gene encoding mRNA guanylyltransferase (similar to Saccharomyces cerevisiae CEG1 (YGL130W); ancestral locus Anc_6.228) — its product is MDRAAPEIPGILESGNVTQDLKMIVSKLLNSPKPLKTFPGSQPVSFQHSDMKEKLSSHDYYVCEKTDGLRVLMLIVINPMTKEQSTFMIDRENNYYLVNGFHFPKLPKKDKKELIETAQDGTLIDGELVIQTNPMTNLTELRYLMFDCLTMNGRNLTHSPTSSRLAHLGKEFYKPYFDMRSIFPDRCINFPFKISMKQMNFSYDLVNVYKTLDKLPHLSDGLIFTPVNTPYVVGAKDSYLLKWKPEEENSVDFKLILQIPMVEDTSLPRKDPNRWYYNYDTKPTFELYVWQGGSDVNRKLEVFDQPFNKKEMNLLENTYRKFTDLEISDEKWEELKALNEPLNGRIVECTKDPETDEWLMLRFRDDKLNGNHSSVVQNVLESINDSVKIEDLTEIVPIIKNNWDLRKNRHSNESSTSHAHINNRTQHQQQQNSSSSMPEPKYVDDDDWSE
- the SRP72 gene encoding signal recognition particle subunit SRP72 (similar to Saccharomyces cerevisiae SRP72 (YPL210C); ancestral locus Anc_6.224) gives rise to the protein MAKDNLTQLLSQLDVQSSKDEHNKVEETCLKLLQNGCSNPGEVLRQYMVALIKQDSYPKTLEVLSKYKHIDEKFGKSLIIEKLYVYYKLNMVKKFDQLYYSVFPKDTDLNQLKNINKNLTKRGILHVRAQFCYKNGYYPEAYEIYQFLSQNNQLHIDSEIELACNERVPLTAAPELNNIKPIISASDEHSYDLLFNDSFLLVANGEYDEAIQFLTKALEGAKEENFQNDIDTIEVQLAYVYQLSGDKNTSKTLLSKLLERLDKSSPLYLVANLNYRSFSDLSKYHDNINMILREINVEKLNSLNLQQFTFQQWSMIQKNCLFLNLFNDNTIQSKNSLISRTLSKYQSLINGVAHESYKTQAKKLYHNTISSISSGVDGSVIGQIILTIQLQLIEKNYDNAIRLGELFLNKSWENSTTLKDADYLVCYILFELYTTIGRSSSKSQLLQKLKSLTETDITHNLTFWKHVGFQYLSLNKSNEAIKLFKQILNEDRSKVETEYNDLIISILSNDDFDKRKGIALVEDLDVEKIINDGVKPLEASFKRNKITKPNKLRMKLLENKKSKKAKKLAIFLKDRDLTVLPDSERWIPLKDRSNYKAKKKQGAKQTQGGVMNKKAEQALDITKKKAPDNKNKNKKTKKKGRK